A window of Armatimonadota bacterium contains these coding sequences:
- the rpe gene encoding ribulose-phosphate 3-epimerase, translating to MIRIAPSILSADFGRLREQVAEAEAGGADWIHVDVMDGRFVPNLTIGPAVVEAVRAATRLPLDVHLMVEEPDGLVPAFCEVGADRISVHVEACVHLQRSLARIRELGAVPGVALNPHTPPEAVKWVLGDVGTVLVMTVNPGFGGQAFLPAMTDKIRRFARLRARLGLGFEIEVDGGIETATARLAVGGGATVLVAGQSVYRHPDGVAAGISAIRRAAASEIARSQSSGL from the coding sequence GTGATCCGCATCGCTCCCTCGATCCTGTCCGCCGACTTCGGGCGTCTGCGCGAGCAGGTGGCAGAAGCGGAGGCGGGAGGCGCCGACTGGATCCACGTCGACGTGATGGACGGCCGCTTCGTGCCGAACCTGACGATCGGTCCGGCGGTTGTCGAGGCGGTGCGGGCGGCGACGCGGCTGCCGCTGGACGTGCACCTGATGGTCGAGGAGCCCGACGGGCTGGTGCCGGCGTTCTGCGAGGTGGGTGCAGACCGGATCTCGGTCCACGTGGAAGCTTGCGTTCACCTGCAGCGGTCGCTGGCACGCATTCGAGAACTGGGGGCCGTGCCTGGCGTAGCACTCAATCCCCACACGCCGCCGGAAGCCGTGAAGTGGGTGCTGGGCGACGTGGGTACGGTGCTGGTGATGACGGTCAATCCGGGGTTCGGGGGGCAGGCGTTCTTGCCGGCGATGACAGACAAGATCCGGCGGTTCGCGCGGCTGCGCGCGCGCCTCGGGCTGGGATTCGAGATCGAGGTGGACGGGGGGATCGAGACCGCGACCGCTCGGTTGGCGGTCGGCGGGGGCGCTACCGTCCTCGTTGCGGGGCAGTCTGTCTACCGTCACCCCGACGGTGTCGCAGCGGGCATTTCCGCCATCCGGCGGGCCGCCGCGTCGGAGATCGCAAGGTCTCAGTCGTCGGGCCTGTGA
- the rlmN gene encoding 23S rRNA (adenine(2503)-C(2))-methyltransferase RlmN, producing the protein MRPSQAPDLRSMTVDELEAFALTLGEPAYRGRQLARWVHRHGAQTFEEMTDLPARLRAALPAVARITALRIGRRLTSTEGSTTKYLLVAADGSTIESVLMRYADGRRTACVSTQVGCAMACTFCATGQVGLARNLTAGEIVDQVHRMQQDANETINRVVFMGMGEPLANYDATVRAVRLLGAPYGAGIGMRHITISTVGLVPQIRRLATERLPVTLAVSLHAPDDRLRSALVPINAQYPIAELLEACWDYAGTTRRRVTFEYVLMRGVNDTPEMARRLGALLRGALAHVNLIPWNPVPGMPYERPCPQDVRGFARALRRCGVPATVRIERGTDIMAACGQLRNAFTPGRMPRRIADPGSPPIQRPASRWVPTPASVP; encoded by the coding sequence GTGAGACCGAGCCAGGCGCCCGACCTCCGCTCCATGACCGTCGACGAACTGGAGGCGTTCGCTCTGACCCTGGGCGAGCCGGCCTACCGCGGGCGACAGCTCGCCCGGTGGGTGCACCGGCACGGTGCGCAGACCTTCGAGGAGATGACCGACCTCCCCGCGCGGCTGCGCGCCGCGCTGCCCGCGGTGGCGCGGATCACCGCATTGCGGATCGGTCGGCGGCTGACCTCGACCGAAGGCAGCACGACGAAGTACCTTCTGGTCGCCGCGGACGGCAGCACGATCGAGAGCGTCTTGATGCGCTACGCGGACGGCCGGCGCACCGCGTGCGTCTCGACCCAGGTGGGATGCGCGATGGCCTGCACCTTCTGCGCCACCGGCCAGGTGGGCCTTGCGCGCAACCTCACCGCGGGCGAGATCGTCGACCAGGTGCACCGGATGCAGCAGGATGCCAACGAGACGATCAACCGCGTCGTGTTCATGGGGATGGGCGAGCCGCTGGCGAACTACGACGCCACGGTTCGGGCGGTGCGCCTGCTGGGTGCGCCGTACGGTGCGGGGATCGGGATGCGCCACATTACCATATCGACGGTGGGGCTCGTCCCGCAGATCCGACGGCTGGCGACCGAGCGCCTGCCCGTCACGCTGGCGGTCTCCCTGCACGCCCCGGACGACCGGCTGCGATCGGCACTGGTGCCGATCAACGCCCAGTATCCGATCGCGGAGCTGCTGGAAGCGTGCTGGGATTATGCTGGGACGACACGGCGTCGCGTCACCTTCGAGTACGTGCTGATGCGCGGCGTCAACGACACGCCCGAGATGGCACGCCGGCTCGGTGCCCTGCTGCGGGGCGCTCTGGCCCACGTCAACCTCATCCCGTGGAATCCGGTGCCGGGCATGCCGTATGAGCGTCCCTGCCCGCAGGATGTGCGTGGGTTCGCCCGGGCGCTGCGCCGCTGTGGCGTACCGGCCACGGTGCGGATCGAGCGGGGCACCGACATCATGGCGGCCTGCGGCCAGCTGCGAAACGCCTTTACGCCCGGCCGGATGCCCAGGCGGATCGCGGATCCCGGATCGCCTCCCATCCAGCGGCCGGCCAGCCGTTGGGTGCCCACCCCCGCGTCGGTGCCATGA
- a CDS encoding protein kinase, producing MPILRGQIVAKAYEILDTVGQGGMATVFRARRLADDAVVALKVLRDQYAHDREFVERFQREARAVAQLVHPNVVPVLDSGHDGGVHYIVMEFVEGEDLKAILRRAGALDPERAVRIAAEVCRALEYAHGRGIVHRDIKPQNILITRNGQVKVTDFGIARAISSSTITETGTVLGSVQYLSPEQARGEAVTAASDLYALGCVLYEMLTGTLPFDGESPIAIALKHIYEEPPPPRAYNPRIPARLEGICRRALAKSPAQRYASAEQMRDDLEGRTESWREMPTAVARAGEATALLRPGAQRRRAGRWRPSPLAVASALLALVAVAMIAGWQALNAYVNVGEVTVPDLRGRPFEEAQALAVSHRLQLVVARRDFSDRHPMNAVIDQDPPPGQRVRENRIVSVIVSQGPQMVEVPDVTRRSLTEARFLLDQARLRLGEVREDYDDQFPRGFVVSQDPQPLARVARRSPVNLIVSKGPELVAVPDLVGRTLEEARAILHRIGIALGRVGYAPRDDVEPGRIAEQSPAAGGQMRSTERMAVVVATRPVPTEAPTPAPTPAPEQTPQSWAPDAPSAVVVQATAEPVEEDVRRVRIEIQMPPGAAQELRIVVIDVRGVRVAYSRVHLPGQQVTRVVEVRGYAIVQVYVGGRFVEEIRP from the coding sequence ATGCCGATTCTGCGCGGACAGATCGTCGCGAAAGCCTACGAGATCCTCGACACCGTCGGCCAGGGGGGGATGGCGACCGTGTTCCGCGCCCGCCGCCTCGCCGACGATGCGGTCGTTGCCCTGAAGGTGCTGCGCGACCAGTACGCCCACGATCGGGAGTTCGTCGAGCGCTTTCAGCGCGAGGCGCGGGCGGTGGCCCAGCTGGTTCACCCCAACGTCGTCCCCGTGCTCGACAGCGGCCATGACGGCGGGGTGCACTACATCGTCATGGAGTTCGTGGAGGGCGAAGATCTCAAAGCGATCCTGCGCCGTGCCGGCGCCCTCGATCCGGAGCGCGCCGTGCGCATCGCGGCCGAGGTGTGCCGGGCGCTGGAGTACGCGCACGGCCGTGGCATCGTCCACCGGGACATCAAGCCGCAGAACATCCTCATCACACGTAATGGCCAGGTGAAGGTCACCGACTTCGGGATCGCGCGCGCGATCTCCTCGTCCACGATCACCGAAACCGGCACGGTCCTCGGATCGGTGCAGTACCTGTCGCCCGAGCAGGCCCGCGGGGAAGCCGTCACCGCCGCCTCCGACCTGTACGCATTGGGCTGCGTGCTGTACGAGATGCTTACGGGCACGCTGCCGTTCGACGGCGAGTCGCCGATCGCGATTGCGCTGAAGCACATCTACGAAGAACCGCCCCCGCCACGCGCGTACAACCCGCGGATTCCCGCGCGTCTGGAGGGGATCTGTCGCCGCGCCCTTGCGAAGTCGCCCGCACAGCGGTACGCATCGGCGGAGCAGATGCGCGACGACCTCGAAGGTCGCACCGAGAGCTGGCGCGAGATGCCGACTGCGGTGGCGCGCGCAGGGGAGGCGACGGCTCTGCTGCGTCCGGGCGCGCAGCGCAGACGGGCGGGCCGCTGGCGACCCTCGCCCCTCGCCGTCGCCTCCGCGCTGCTTGCACTCGTGGCGGTGGCGATGATCGCCGGATGGCAGGCGCTGAACGCGTACGTGAACGTCGGCGAGGTCACGGTTCCGGACCTGCGCGGTCGGCCGTTCGAGGAAGCCCAGGCCTTGGCGGTCAGCCACCGCCTGCAGCTGGTGGTGGCGCGGCGGGATTTCAGCGACCGCCACCCCATGAACGCGGTCATCGACCAGGATCCCCCGCCGGGGCAGCGCGTGCGCGAGAACAGGATCGTCTCGGTGATTGTCAGTCAGGGGCCCCAGATGGTCGAGGTGCCCGACGTCACCCGCCGCAGCCTCACGGAGGCGCGCTTTCTGCTGGACCAGGCCCGGCTGCGGCTGGGCGAGGTGCGGGAAGACTACGACGACCAGTTCCCCCGCGGCTTCGTCGTGTCGCAGGATCCGCAGCCGTTGGCCCGGGTGGCGCGGCGCAGCCCCGTCAACCTGATCGTGAGCAAGGGCCCGGAGCTGGTGGCCGTACCGGACCTGGTCGGCAGGACGCTCGAGGAGGCGCGTGCGATCCTGCACCGGATCGGCATCGCGTTGGGGCGCGTTGGGTATGCGCCGCGCGACGACGTCGAGCCGGGTCGGATTGCAGAGCAGAGTCCAGCGGCCGGCGGGCAGATGCGGAGCACCGAGCGCATGGCCGTGGTTGTTGCGACGAGGCCGGTTCCGACGGAGGCTCCGACACCTGCGCCCACGCCCGCTCCGGAGCAGACGCCACAGTCGTGGGCGCCGGACGCGCCGTCGGCGGTTGTGGTGCAGGCGACCGCCGAACCGGTGGAAGAAGACGTCCGCCGTGTGCGGATCGAGATCCAGATGCCCCCCGGTGCGGCTCAGGAGCTGCGCATCGTCGTCATCGACGTGCGCGGGGTGCGCGTGGCCTACAGCCGTGTGCACCTGCCCGGACAGCAGGTGACCCGGGTGGTCGAGGTGCGGGGTTACGCGATCGTGCAGGTCTACGTGGGCGGCCGCTTCGTGGAGGAAATCCGGCCGTGA
- the rsmB gene encoding 16S rRNA (cytosine(967)-C(5))-methyltransferase RsmB: MVRGTRPPAVARSAAPRTGREAALEVLDAVETGAFSNVALLRTLERASLPAPEAALATELALGVLRWRGRVDYALAGFLREPFGRLPPAIRQILRLGAYQILFLDRIPAHAAVNESVEMAKRRGHRRSAALVNAVLRALAASGEPPPPAAPDEALAIRGSHPLWLVRRWIARWGIEQASAVCAANNGTPPTFLRVNTLRASPQQAVQALAAAGVTVEPGSLPESLRVTAGSLPDRMPLVAGGVVVAQDEGSMAVVRALAPEPGETVVDACAAPGGKSTHIAAVVANRGRVIACDVTDAKVRAIRQAVDRAGAGCVEPTRADARDLPVRDADRVLVDAPCTGLGVVRRRPEIRWRIREQHLRRASARQREILAGAAGAVRRGGVLVYAVCSTEPEEGPDVVQWWVAQGEFSLEPFSIPWRSDALAASDGTLLLLPHLHGTDSFFVARMRRT; this comes from the coding sequence CCGCCCTGGAAGTCCTCGATGCCGTCGAGACCGGGGCGTTCAGCAACGTGGCCCTGCTGCGGACGCTTGAACGCGCCAGCCTGCCGGCTCCGGAGGCCGCCCTGGCGACCGAGCTGGCCCTGGGTGTCCTGCGGTGGCGTGGGCGGGTGGACTATGCCCTGGCCGGCTTCCTGCGAGAGCCCTTCGGCCGCCTGCCACCTGCGATTCGCCAGATCCTGCGGCTGGGCGCCTATCAGATCCTGTTCTTGGACCGCATCCCCGCGCACGCGGCCGTCAACGAGTCGGTGGAGATGGCCAAGCGCCGGGGCCACCGCCGAAGCGCGGCACTGGTCAACGCCGTGCTGAGGGCGCTCGCCGCATCCGGCGAGCCCCCACCGCCGGCTGCCCCCGACGAGGCGCTGGCGATACGCGGCAGCCATCCGCTGTGGTTGGTGCGGCGTTGGATCGCCCGATGGGGGATCGAGCAGGCGTCCGCCGTGTGCGCGGCCAACAACGGGACGCCGCCCACGTTCCTCCGCGTGAACACCCTGCGGGCCTCCCCCCAGCAGGCGGTGCAAGCCCTGGCGGCGGCCGGGGTGACCGTCGAGCCCGGGTCTTTGCCCGAGTCGCTTCGGGTGACGGCCGGTTCGCTGCCGGACCGGATGCCCTTGGTGGCCGGGGGTGTGGTTGTCGCGCAGGACGAAGGGTCGATGGCGGTCGTGCGGGCACTGGCCCCCGAACCCGGAGAGACGGTCGTCGACGCCTGCGCCGCGCCGGGCGGGAAGAGCACGCACATCGCAGCCGTTGTGGCCAACCGGGGCCGCGTGATCGCCTGCGACGTCACCGATGCCAAGGTGCGCGCGATCCGCCAGGCCGTCGACCGGGCGGGTGCCGGCTGCGTGGAACCGACGCGCGCGGACGCGCGCGACCTGCCAGTCCGCGATGCCGACCGCGTGTTGGTGGACGCGCCGTGTACCGGGCTGGGCGTGGTGCGCCGGCGGCCGGAGATCCGATGGCGCATCCGCGAGCAGCATCTGCGACGGGCCTCCGCTCGGCAGCGGGAGATCCTGGCTGGCGCGGCGGGTGCGGTGCGGCGGGGAGGTGTGCTGGTGTACGCCGTCTGCTCGACCGAGCCGGAGGAAGGGCCCGACGTCGTACAATGGTGGGTGGCGCAGGGGGAGTTCAGCCTCGAGCCGTTCTCGATCCCGTGGAGGAGCGACGCGCTGGCGGCCTCGGACGGGACGTTGCTCCTCCTGCCGCATCTGCACGGGACGGACAGTTTCTTCGTGGCCAGGATGAGGCGAACGTGA
- a CDS encoding protein phosphatase 2C domain-containing protein encodes MRLRAVVATHPGQRARNEDAALSWVRRGLGVYAVADGVGGGYGGHLASRAAVRAFARSLARRLRGGEPLADACSAAVVDAGEAVARAVPDADRAPPGTTLTALCVLGSEAAIVHVGDSRAYRLRDGTLSPLTEDHSVTAELVRAHALGLTEAARHAHRNVLTQAVGAGSVRPQVNPVGLRPGDVVLLCTDGVYKAVPDDRLAHLLASEGAARRIVEEVVAREGEDNATALTVEVCVGAPRRCSRHLAAAALAMALAAAGALSQRSYFLGVEGGQVTLFRGLPLEVGGLRAYRAERTFATPLEEVAPAYRQRLQRGLWVWDAEEAVRIVEELRQEPR; translated from the coding sequence TTGAGGCTGCGAGCGGTCGTTGCCACGCACCCGGGCCAGCGGGCCCGCAACGAGGACGCCGCGCTGTCGTGGGTGCGGCGCGGCCTGGGCGTCTACGCCGTGGCCGACGGGGTGGGCGGAGGGTATGGAGGCCACCTCGCCAGCCGAGCCGCCGTGCGGGCGTTCGCGCGATCGTTGGCACGGCGCCTGCGCGGCGGGGAACCACTGGCCGATGCGTGCTCCGCCGCTGTGGTCGACGCCGGTGAGGCCGTGGCCCGGGCCGTCCCCGATGCCGACCGCGCGCCCCCCGGGACCACGCTGACGGCGTTGTGCGTCTTGGGCAGCGAGGCGGCGATCGTCCACGTCGGCGACAGCCGCGCCTACCGGTTGCGTGACGGCACCCTGTCGCCGCTCACCGAGGACCACTCGGTGACCGCTGAACTCGTGCGCGCCCACGCGCTCGGGCTGACGGAGGCCGCGCGCCACGCCCACCGGAACGTCCTCACCCAGGCGGTGGGCGCGGGTTCGGTGCGCCCACAGGTGAACCCGGTCGGCCTGCGGCCGGGCGACGTCGTGCTGCTGTGTACCGACGGGGTGTATAAGGCGGTGCCGGACGATCGACTCGCCCACCTGCTCGCCTCAGAGGGTGCCGCGCGGCGGATCGTAGAGGAGGTGGTCGCGCGTGAAGGGGAGGACAACGCCACCGCACTGACCGTCGAGGTGTGCGTTGGGGCCCCGCGCCGCTGCTCCCGGCACCTGGCGGCGGCCGCGCTGGCCATGGCGTTGGCCGCCGCCGGCGCGTTGTCGCAGCGCTCCTACTTCCTGGGCGTCGAGGGGGGACAGGTGACGCTGTTTCGAGGGCTGCCCCTGGAGGTCGGGGGGTTGCGGGCATATCGGGCGGAGCGAACTTTCGCGACGCCGCTGGAGGAGGTGGCTCCCGCCTACCGGCAGCGACTGCAACGCGGGCTGTGGGTGTGGGATGCCGAAGAGGCCGTGAGGATCGTGGAGGAGTTGCGGCAGGAGCCGCGGTGA
- a CDS encoding FHA domain-containing protein, translating into MNDLILQPLRYVVLAGLFWFLYRAVRVMESELRAAAAAEQTPQTATLVVERGGDGLSRGQTFVVASGAVLGRSPAAQILLPDEFASAQHARLVLHGSAFWVEDLGSKNGTYLNERRVTAPVPIQDGDTLKIGQTVFRFRSTSN; encoded by the coding sequence ATGAACGACCTGATCCTGCAGCCCCTGCGCTACGTCGTGCTCGCCGGGCTGTTCTGGTTCCTGTACCGGGCGGTGCGCGTGATGGAATCGGAGCTGCGGGCCGCAGCGGCGGCCGAGCAAACGCCGCAAACCGCCACGCTGGTGGTGGAGCGTGGCGGGGACGGCCTGAGCCGCGGTCAGACGTTCGTCGTCGCGTCCGGGGCGGTGCTGGGACGCTCGCCGGCTGCCCAGATCCTGCTGCCCGACGAGTTCGCCAGCGCGCAGCACGCTCGGCTGGTGCTGCACGGCTCTGCCTTTTGGGTCGAGGACCTGGGCTCGAAGAACGGCACCTACCTCAACGAGCGACGGGTGACGGCACCGGTGCCGATCCAGGACGGCGACACGCTGAAGATCGGACAGACGGTGTTTCGGTTCCGCTCGACGTCGAACTGA
- a CDS encoding penicillin-binding transpeptidase domain-containing protein, with protein MAGRIRRIATAFLSLFALQALWAGYWQVWRGGELATDARNPRLLLAEERIHRGAILDRRLRVLAETTYEGARVVRRYPAGAAGAHVVGYRNLRLGKTGLEAALDAELLGLEDRALWDDVRDRLTARPRRGLDVVTTLDLDIQSAAFAALGRRPGAVVVLDARDGAVLAMASRPSFDPNEVESQWEKLRRAEGAPLLNRVLHGLYPPGSTFKIVTMAAALSRGAATPQTEFTCPGFIVVRGRRITDFGGRGHGQLTLHDALVQSCNVAFIELGLRTRADTLREVSSAFGLGTAPALEMPSAAGHLPPPQEVADDGVAQMAFGQGSLLVSPLQMAVVAATIALEGQRPQPYMVREVRTYGGRTVDRRSPPGVVRVLAPPVARAVRAAMVDVVRRGTGRGAGLPGVAVAGKTGTATVEGRPSHAWFIAFAPADAPRVALAVVLEHGGLGGRDAAPVARRVLQVALDVVK; from the coding sequence ATGGCAGGCCGCATCCGTAGGATCGCGACGGCGTTTTTGTCTCTATTCGCCCTCCAAGCCCTGTGGGCCGGTTACTGGCAGGTCTGGCGGGGCGGCGAGCTGGCGACCGATGCCCGCAACCCGCGCCTGCTGCTGGCCGAGGAGCGCATCCACCGCGGGGCGATCCTCGACCGGCGGTTGCGGGTGCTGGCCGAGACGACCTACGAGGGGGCGCGGGTCGTGCGCCGTTACCCGGCGGGTGCTGCGGGGGCGCACGTCGTCGGATACCGCAACCTGCGGCTGGGCAAGACCGGCCTGGAGGCCGCTCTGGACGCCGAACTGCTGGGCCTGGAGGACCGGGCGCTGTGGGACGACGTGAGGGACCGCCTGACGGCGCGGCCTCGGCGGGGGCTGGACGTGGTGACAACGCTGGATCTGGACATCCAGAGTGCCGCTTTCGCCGCGCTGGGCAGACGGCCGGGTGCGGTGGTCGTGCTCGACGCACGAGACGGAGCGGTGTTGGCGATGGCCAGCCGTCCGTCGTTCGACCCCAACGAGGTCGAATCGCAGTGGGAGAAGCTGCGCCGCGCGGAGGGTGCTCCGCTGCTCAACCGCGTGCTGCACGGTCTGTACCCGCCGGGGTCCACGTTCAAGATCGTCACGATGGCCGCGGCACTGAGCCGCGGCGCGGCAACGCCCCAGACGGAGTTCACCTGCCCCGGTTTTATCGTCGTGCGTGGACGCCGGATCACGGATTTCGGCGGGCGCGGGCACGGGCAACTGACACTGCACGACGCGCTCGTGCAGTCCTGCAACGTGGCGTTCATCGAGCTGGGGCTGCGCACGCGCGCAGACACATTGCGCGAGGTCTCCTCAGCGTTCGGGCTGGGGACGGCGCCCGCGCTGGAGATGCCCTCCGCCGCCGGGCACCTGCCGCCACCGCAGGAGGTAGCCGACGACGGCGTTGCTCAGATGGCGTTCGGGCAGGGAAGCCTGCTCGTCTCGCCGCTCCAGATGGCGGTGGTCGCGGCCACGATCGCGCTGGAGGGGCAGCGGCCACAGCCCTACATGGTGCGCGAGGTGCGCACGTACGGAGGCCGGACGGTCGACCGTCGATCGCCACCCGGCGTCGTGCGCGTGCTCGCGCCGCCTGTCGCCCGAGCCGTGCGGGCGGCGATGGTCGACGTCGTGCGCCGGGGGACCGGTCGCGGGGCCGGGCTGCCGGGCGTGGCGGTCGCCGGCAAGACCGGGACCGCCACGGTGGAGGGTCGACCCTCCCATGCATGGTTCATCGCGTTCGCGCCGGCCGACGCGCCGCGCGTGGCGCTGGCGGTGGTACTCGAGCACGGCGGCCTGGGCGGGCGGGATGCGGCGCCGGTGGCCCGCCGGGTGCTCCAGGTGGCCCTGGACGTGGTGAAATAG
- a CDS encoding FtsW/RodA/SpoVE family cell cycle protein — protein MSALTSQTARLHALAVGVGLLALSLVHFARYWGSPPIPLLYGAAALVGFPVVGWVLHRGGYRGDALLLPVTAAIVGLGLAQIYRLQPSLMLRQATWVCLGFALLLGTLQLARDPSRLARYRYLSAAAALSLLGAALVFGVERGGARQWIDLGFVSFQPSEAVKVLLVVFLAAYLSEHGKWITEGRSRPLELRALGPVVVMLALSLLLLVVQRDLGGALLYFAIVLLMVYAATGRGDYVLVGAAAFVVGAAVCYLAFAHVRVRIDAWVDPWRDLPGAGYQIAQALFALGSGGLVGTGLGLGHPDLIPAVHTDLIFAAVAEELGFAGAVGVILLYALLLARAFGIALRAQPNVSRLLATGAACVLAVQTLLILGGATRLLPLTGITLPFMSYGGSSIVSNFVLLGLLHAVSHEAASPIRRSERQDGRPHP, from the coding sequence ATGTCGGCGCTGACGTCGCAGACCGCCCGGTTGCACGCACTGGCCGTGGGCGTCGGGTTGCTGGCGCTGTCGCTCGTCCACTTTGCCCGTTACTGGGGCTCACCCCCCATCCCGTTGCTGTACGGTGCGGCGGCGCTCGTGGGGTTCCCGGTCGTGGGCTGGGTCCTGCACCGCGGCGGCTACCGGGGCGACGCACTCTTGCTGCCGGTGACGGCGGCGATCGTCGGGCTGGGGCTGGCGCAGATCTACCGCCTGCAGCCCAGCCTGATGCTGCGGCAGGCCACGTGGGTCTGCTTGGGGTTCGCGCTGCTGCTGGGGACGCTGCAGTTGGCGAGGGATCCTTCGCGGCTGGCACGCTACCGCTACCTCAGCGCCGCGGCGGCGCTGTCGTTGCTGGGCGCGGCGCTCGTTTTCGGTGTCGAGCGCGGTGGGGCGCGGCAGTGGATCGACCTCGGTTTCGTCAGCTTCCAGCCTTCGGAGGCGGTGAAGGTTCTGCTCGTCGTGTTTTTGGCCGCCTACCTCTCCGAGCACGGCAAGTGGATCACCGAGGGAAGGTCCCGTCCGTTGGAGCTGCGCGCGCTAGGGCCGGTGGTGGTGATGCTCGCCTTGAGCCTGCTGCTGCTCGTCGTCCAACGGGACCTGGGCGGCGCGTTGCTATACTTTGCGATCGTGCTGCTCATGGTGTACGCGGCGACCGGTCGCGGCGACTACGTTTTGGTCGGGGCGGCGGCGTTCGTCGTCGGTGCGGCGGTGTGCTACTTGGCGTTTGCGCACGTGCGCGTGCGGATCGACGCGTGGGTCGATCCGTGGCGCGACCTGCCGGGTGCCGGCTACCAGATCGCGCAGGCGCTGTTCGCGCTGGGGAGCGGCGGCCTGGTGGGCACGGGACTCGGGCTCGGGCACCCCGACCTGATCCCGGCCGTCCACACGGACCTGATCTTCGCCGCGGTCGCCGAGGAGCTGGGGTTTGCCGGCGCGGTGGGTGTGATCCTCCTGTACGCCCTGCTCCTGGCGCGTGCGTTCGGGATCGCCCTGCGCGCACAGCCGAACGTTTCCCGGCTGCTGGCGACCGGAGCGGCGTGCGTACTGGCGGTGCAGACGCTGCTGATCTTGGGCGGTGCGACCCGACTGCTCCCGTTGACGGGGATCACGCTGCCGTTCATGAGCTACGGCGGGTCGTCGATCGTGAGCAACTTCGTGCTGCTGGGCCTGCTGCACGCGGTCTCCCACGAGGCGGCCTCACCGATACGGCGGTCGGAGCGTCAGGATGGCAGGCCGCATCCGTAG
- a CDS encoding DUF3662 and FHA domain-containing protein, translating into MSLFARWEKRLESLVEGLFARTFKGPLHPVEIARQLARAMEEGQTPSVSRTYAPNAFTVVLSPRDHAGLAGFQDALVSELVAYLREHAESRGFTLVGPLQVHIHSSEAVESGRVQVQSRTVAGPSAQTEGPAEVADTRVYRIGGAGRRAVLTVAEGEPRGAVVPVAARPILIGRRQGCDVVVPDPNVSREHLRVERTPEGALVVDLDSTNGTFVNGQRVHRRLLRPGDRIRIGTTVLEYREEE; encoded by the coding sequence ATGAGCCTGTTTGCGCGTTGGGAGAAACGACTGGAATCCCTCGTGGAGGGACTGTTCGCCCGCACGTTCAAGGGCCCTCTGCACCCGGTCGAGATTGCCAGGCAGCTCGCCCGCGCGATGGAAGAGGGCCAGACGCCCAGCGTGTCGCGGACGTATGCGCCCAACGCCTTTACGGTGGTGCTGAGCCCGCGCGACCACGCCGGGCTGGCGGGATTCCAGGACGCGCTGGTGTCCGAACTCGTGGCCTACCTGCGCGAGCATGCCGAATCGCGGGGTTTCACACTGGTCGGCCCCCTGCAGGTCCACATCCACTCCAGCGAGGCGGTCGAATCCGGCAGGGTGCAGGTGCAGTCGCGCACCGTCGCCGGTCCGTCGGCGCAGACGGAAGGACCGGCGGAGGTCGCCGACACCCGGGTGTACCGGATCGGCGGGGCGGGTCGGCGGGCCGTGCTCACGGTGGCGGAAGGAGAGCCGCGCGGAGCCGTCGTCCCGGTGGCGGCCCGTCCGATCCTCATCGGACGCCGGCAGGGTTGCGACGTCGTGGTCCCCGATCCCAACGTCTCGCGCGAACACCTCCGCGTCGAACGCACGCCGGAGGGTGCGCTCGTCGTGGATCTGGACTCCACCAACGGCACGTTCGTCAACGGCCAGCGCGTGCACCGCCGCCTGCTCCGGCCGGGTGATCGCATTCGGATCGGGACCACGGTGCTGGAGTACCGCGAAGAAGAATGA